GGCCATCCTCCTCTGTCTGGATGTGCGCCGAGAGGAGGGGCTTCCGCCAGTTGCCGAGACGCCTGAGATCATTGCCAGGGAAGTCCAGGAGTGCCTCCAGGATCGCGCGGCAGAGGGACTACCTATGACCATCGAGACCCGAGAGGTCGAACTGGAGGTCGAGGCCGTCGCCTGATGCCAGGGCTTCCCCGGATCTCCGGCCGGGAAGCCGTCGCCGCCTTCCAACGTGCAGGATTCCGCGTCAGCCGCCAACGCGCCAGCCACATCGTACTGACCAAGCCGGGTTACCCGGCGACGCTGTCGGTACCCGACCACCGCGAGCTCGCAGCGGGCACG
This is a stretch of genomic DNA from Candidatus Methylomirabilota bacterium. It encodes these proteins:
- a CDS encoding type II toxin-antitoxin system HicB family antitoxin, giving the protein MKLTVVLAPEPGHGYSVICPAVHGCVSQGRTLEEALANIREAILLCLDVRREEGLPPVAETPEIIAREVQECLQDRAAEGLPMTIETREVELEVEAVA
- a CDS encoding type II toxin-antitoxin system HicA family toxin; protein product: MMPGLPRISGREAVAAFQRAGFRVSRQRASHIVLTKPGYPATLSVPDHRELAAGTLRALIRKAGLTVGRFEELLHE